AATCGATGCGCTGAAACTTGAAGCCATGATTTACCGGCGCGGGGCAGAAGGTCATGTTGGCCGAAACGCCGGTGTGCAGGCCAATGCCGCTCACGGTTACTGGCGCCTTAATGGTATGTTGCTTGTCGTTCATTGGTAGAGTTGGCCGTTGTCAGTTGTCCGTTGTTAGCTACCGGATAGTCTCGAATAGAACTGTCCTGACAACTGACAACAAGCAACTGACCACTAAATAGGGCGCAAAGCTAGGACTTTTCCGGCGTGGATGAGGTACGCTCCAAGTCGCTGAGGCGGCGCTCCAACTCGGGCAGGTGGCGGAAAATGGCGTTGGCTCGCAAACTGTCGCGCAAATTGAAGGCTGGGGAACCCTGCAGCAGCACGCCCTCAGTCTTGATGGACTTGCCCACGCCCGACTGCGCCGTAACCGTCGTGCGGTTGGCCAGGGTGAGGTGGCCGGCAATACCGGTTTGGCCGGCCAGCACGCAGAAATCCCCGATTTTGGAGGAGCCTGAAATGCCCGACTGCGCCGCTACCACGGTGTGGCGGCCGATTTCGACGTTGTGGGCAATCTGCACCAGGTTGTCGATTTTGGAGCCTTCCCGGATGATGGTCGAGCCCATGGTGGCGCAGTCGATGGTGGCGTTGGCCCCGATGCTGACGTTGTCTTCGAGCACTACGTTGCCGATCTGCGGGATGGTCTTGTAGGAGCCGTCGGGCTGGGGCGCGAAGCCAAAGCCGTCGGAGCCGATAACGGCGCCGGCGTGTACGGTGCAGCGGTTGCCGATGACGGTTTCAGCGTAGATCTTGGCTCCGGCGTAGATAATGGTGCCGTCGCCAATCACGCACCGGTCGCCGATGTAGGCCTGGGGGAAAATCACCACGTCGCGGCCGATGCGGCAGTCCTGGCCGATGTAGGAGAAGGCCCCGCGGTAGTGGTTGTCGCCGATAACCGAGCCGGCACCGATAAAGGCGGGCTCTTCCACGCCGCGCCGGCCGGTGCGGGTGGCCTGCTGGTAAAATTCGAGCAGGGTAGTAAAGCTGGTGTACGGGTCGTCGACGCGGATCAGGGCCGGGCCAACGGGCTGTTTCAGGGCCAGGGTTTTGCTCACAATGACGGCCGAAGCACCGGTCGTATACAGGTGGGGCTCGTACTTGAGGTTCGACAGGAAGGAGAGGGCCCCGGCCTGTGCTTCTTCTATTTTTGCCAAGCGGTCAATGCGCTGCGAGGCGTCGCCTTCGACGACCCCGTGGAGCACTTCCGCAATCTGGCCTACCGTAAATTCCATTGCGCAAAAGTAGAGAAAAGTTGGTGCTTGGTTTTTAGGGCTTGGTGCATCGGGTTTTGGCTTTAGCCCAACATTGACGGAGTTGGTTCTAATAGCCAGATCCTAAGCACCAAGCGCCCAGCACTTGCGGTTAATGGGCAATTTCCTTGGGATAACAGATATAATGCTTTTCTACGCGCTGCCCTAGCGCTCGGATGTTGGGCAGGTCCGAGGCTTCGGCCACGTTGACCACCCGGCCGCTCTTGGTCAGCACGTCGATGGTGTCTTTGCCGGCCGCGTCGTAGGCGTTGTTGCTGATGCGTCCGGCCAGCATGAGCTGGCTGGCATCCTGGGGCGAAAGCCCAAACTTCTCGGCAATGAGCTCAATGACGCCCAGGCCCAGGTCGTCGTCGAAGGGCTCGGTCTGCAGCAAAATCTTGAACAGCTTGCGGTCCAGCATGCTGCGCGACATATAGCTGAGCACCTTATCGGGGTGGCCGGCCCACATTTTCACCGCGCTCCAGACGTCCGTGTCATCGAGCTGCACGAAGCGCTGCAGGATACTCTCGTCCTGGGAGAAGTTGAGGATGCTGACCGGCTTGGCCAGGAAAAAGTGCAGGTCGGGCGAGGCGGGCACCTCGTGGCCGGAGCGCACCAAATCCCGGGCCCGCTGGATGATGCGGATAATCATCTGCTCGGCGCTGGTCACGGTTTTGTGCAGATACACCTGCCAGTACATCAGGCGGCGGCTCACCAGAAAGTTCTCGATGCTATACACGGCTTTTTCCTCCAGCACCAGCTTTTCATCTACTACCGTGAGCATCTTGATGAGGCGGTCGGCGCCGGGGCGGCCTTCCTGCACGCCGGTGTAGAACGAGTCCCGGTTGAGGTAGTCGAGGCGGTCCATGTCGAGCTGGGAGCTGACGAGCTGGTGAAAAAACGGCCGTTCGTAGGTGCCCTGGAAGATGCGGATGGCCAGATCCAGGGCCCCGTCGTGTTCCTTATTGAGCTTCTGCATCAGAAACAAGCTGAGCTGCTCGTGGGGCACCTCGTGGAAAATAGCGTGCTCCAGAGCGTGGGAGAGGGGCCCGTGGCCGATGTCGTGGAGCAGGATGGCAGTCAGGGCCGCTTCGCCTTCCCGGGCCGAAATCTTGACGCCTTTGTCTTTGAGCGTGCGCAAAGCCAGGGTCATCAGGTGCATGGCGCCCAGGGCATGGTGGAAGCGGGTGTGCAGGGCGCCCGGGTATACAAAGCCGGTAAGGCCGAGCTGCTGAATCCGGCGCAGGCGCTGAAAATACGGGTGCTCAATCAAGTCGAACAGCAACTCGGTGGGCACCGTGACAAAGCCGTAGACCGGGTCGTTGAAGATTTTCTTTTTGTTCAAAGGAGGGAAGCTGTAGCGCGAAGCTGCAGCCTCGCGGGTCGTTGAACGTCGTTGTGGTTGGTCCGCTTTTTTAGCCGCGCTACGCGAAGCAGAAGTTGCGCGCGACGGACATACGGTCCCCAAATCAACAATTTTTAACTTCTTTACGGCGGAGTTCGGCGGCCGAATATCGGATTGCCGTAATTTTTCAGAACCAAAAACCGGGTATTGGGAGTAAAGCTACTTACGAAACGTCATTTGCAACCTGCTTACGCCATTCGTCCTCTTTGAGGCCTGACCCCGGTGCCGAGCTGAATTGCCCGAATGTCCCCTTTCTGAAACGCCGGGCTTGAAGCCGGGCGCGACCTTTTCAAGATTCCCAAGACCCCAATATGCAACGTTACTCCATCCTCTGGGCCGACGACGAAATCGACCTGTTGAAACCCCACATTCTCTTTCTGACCGAAAAAGGCTACGACGTAACCGGCGTCAATTCCGGCGCCGACGCTATTGAGCAGGTGCAGGAGCAGAATTTTGATATCGTGTTTCTCGACGAGAACATGCCCGGCCTGACCGGCCTCGAAACCCTGACCGAAATCAAGGCGGCTAAGCCCACGCTGCCCGTCATCATGATTACCAAGAGCGAGGAAGAGCACATCATGGAGGACGCCATTGGCTCCAAGATTGCCGACTACCTCATCAAGCCCGTTAATCCGAACCAGATTCTGCTCAGCGTCAAGAAGGTGCTCGACAACAAGCGTCTGATTTCGGAGAAAACCAACAGCAGCTACCAGCGCGACTTCCGCCAGCTCGGCATGCAGCTCGGCGACCGGCTCTCGCCCTCGGAGTGGGCCGACGTGTATAAGAAGCTGGTGTTCTGGGAGCTCGAAATCGACGAAACCGAGGGTAAGAGCATGGCCGAGGTCTTCAACATGCAGAAGGACGAGGCCAACAACTACTTCTCCAAGTTCATCATGGACAACTACGAGGAGTGGGTCAACAACGAGGCCGACGACGCGCCCATGATGTCGCACGAGTTGTTCCAGAAGCGGGTGTTCCCCTTGCTGAAGGAAACCGGCGACACCCCGGTCTACTTCGTGCTCATCGACAACCTGCGCTACGACCAGTGGAAGATTCTCGAGCCCATCATTGCCGAGCTGTTCACGGTGGACCAGGAGGAGATGTACTACAGCATTCTGCCTACCACCACGGCCTACGCCCGTAACGCCATCTTCTCGGGCATGATGCCCGGCGAGATTCAGAAGAAGTACCCCAACCTGTGGGTCAACGACGACGACGACGAGGGCAAGAACCTGAACGAGGCCGAATTCATGGAAATCATGTTCCAGAAGGCCAATCAGAAGCACAAGTTCAGCTACAACAAGGTTACCAACCTGCAGGCCGGCAAAGACCTGCTGGGCAAGATGAGCAACCTGCACAACAATTATAAGTGCAACGTCATCGTCTACAACTTCGTGGACATGCTCAGCCACGCCCGCACCGACATGGCCATGATTCGGGAGTTGGCCGCCGACGAGTCGGCGTACCGCAGCATCACCCGCTCGTGGTTCCTGCACTCGCCCCTGTATGAGATGCTGCAGCAGATTGCCGATAAGAAAGGCAAGCTCATCATCACCACCGACCACGGCACGATTCGGGTGAAGCGCCCCTTTAAGATTGTCGGCGACCGGAACACCAACACCAACCTGCGCTACAAGCATGGCAAAAACCTGGGCTTTACCGACAAGGACGTGTACGTGGTGCGCAAGCCGGAGCGGATTTTCCTGCCCCGCGAAAACGTGAGCACCGCTTACGTCTTCACCCTGGGCGACTATTTCTTCGCCTACCCCAACAACTACAACTACTACGTGAACTACTACAAGGACACGTTCCAGCACGGCGGCATCTCTCTGGAAGAGGTGATTATCCCGTTCATTACCCTCACGCCGAAAGGCTAAACGGTACGAGAATCCAGTTGAAAGGGGAGCTATAGGTGTATGGCTCCCCTTTTTGTATACTTCTGCCCGCAATTCACTATAGGATTCCGCTCGTTACGGCAATGCGGATAATACAGCAGCAAGAATTAATTTTTAAACGGGTCTGATACGGAAGTATGCCTTCCGCCCGGCTTTTTACTCCTTTGTATGAAGACTACGCCTATTGCCCTTAGCCTTGGTGGACTTGTGGGCACAACTCTTTCCATGCCGGCTTATTGCCAAGCTCTGCCCAGCCCGGCGCTACTCACCGTGCAGGTTGAAAAGGTAATTACTGCCTTTGCCATTAATTACCTGGGAGCCAGTGTAGGACAAGAGCGCCGATTGGGCAGCAGTGTCACCTTTCTTTATGGTCTGGGCGCTCATTACTCGTACTACTCCACCGGTTTTCCTATCGGCGGCACCCGCTTTCTGAACGTCCTTGACCCGGTCTTTGGCCGAGATTATAGCACTGGTGGTATCACTCCTTACGCTTTCGGTGAATTCCGGCTGTATCATACCCTGTTTCATCGGGCTAGCGCGGGCAAAGACATCCGGCACAACGCAGCCAACTATTTCGCCCTGTTTGGGGAACAGCCGCTGGCGAAGAACAACCTCGTTGAGGTGCCCAACCTGGCTATAGCCTCCGTCGTGGGCCTGAAATATGGGCTGCGGCGCAGCCTCGGAGCACATCTATCTGTTGATGGCAGTGTGGGCATAGCCAACAAAATCAGCCGTACCCAGCACACCCTGCTGCCCCGTCTGGACTTGGGCGTTGCCTGGCAGCTGTAACGGATAAGGCGTAGCGGGTTCGGAATTTGAATACATTCGTAGCGGCGGGTCTCTTCGAATACTCGCCGCTAGTTGGCTGTGTTATAAACTGATGTGGATGAAGAATATACTGTATTGCAGCCTGTGTATGCTGATGGCTGCCTGCACTTCACCCAATTCCAAAGCAGGGCCGGATAGTAACCTGAAGCAAAGCCACAGCCCGACGGTTACGCACAAAACCAAGCTCACCAATTTCGCGGTTATACCTTCTATTGATCCGGACCCAATATCCGATGCCGAGCTAGACCAAGTCGCTGACTTGCTGCAGCTGTGCGTGACGGAATACAATGTAAAGGCCGAACGGGATTTCAGAGCCAAGTCAGATCTGCCTTACCCCAATGGCCACCTTTCCATCTTTCTTGCGGAGTATCGCAAGCAGTTGGTGGTCAGTGTAAATAGTAAAGGGGTGAAAACCGTATGGGTTAATTGCTTTTGCGAGTCGGTTTATGAAGACTATCCAAACTGGAAAAAGGAGATTAACCCATTGGATGTTAATGGAGGGGGCCTCTGTTATTTTAACGTCAGGCTGAATCTAACGGAAGGAACCTGGGGTAAACTGGACATCAACAGCATTATATAATAAAAGGCTGCCCTTCGAGCAGCCTTTTATTATATAATTGCTTTTTGAGCCATATCTGCTTGTCGGCAATAAGCGGTATTTGCTTACGCTCTACTTACCAACTATTTGTTTGTGGTGAACAACTCCCCAAGCCGCTAAATCTTCGATAATGGGTTGTAGCGTTTTGCCATGTTCTGTAAGCTCATAGTGAACCGTTATAGGTTGCGTATCTAAAACGGTCCGCTTTATCACCTGGTTTAGTTCCAGCTCCTTTAATTCTTTGCTCAACATTCGGTTGGAAATTCCGACGACATCATTCAAAATATCGGAAAACCGTCGTTTAGTGAAACAGCAAAGCGAGGCAATAATAGCAATTTTCCATTTGCCGTTCAGCACGTCCATGGAGTCCTGAACCGTTCTCATTAGGCGCTTACGAGTAGCTTGAAAGTCTTCTTGTGGCGACATGGCTATGTTACTTGGTTACACCGGTGTAACGGTTATTTTCGATTACAAAGTTACTAAACGGAACCAAGGCAGTCTACCTTTGACCCGTCAACTAACCAATCTTTTTCAATATGAGTCTGACAGGGAAAAATGCAGTTATCTGCGGAGGAACTACCGGTATTGGTTTTGCTGCCGCCCAGGCCTTTCTCACGGCAGGGGCGACGGTTTGGATAACCGGCCGAGGGGAAGGAAACCTACAGGCCGCGGCCGCAAAACTCAATAGTCCTAACCTAAGAACCGTTGTAGCCGACACCTCCGGTCTGGCCGGTATTGCCGCGTTAGAACAAGCCGTGCAAGAAAGTGGCGCTGCTATTCATGTGCTGCTGTTAAATTCTGCCATCGTGGGTATAAAGTCGATTGAGCAGACTACGGAAGCGGAGTTTGATGCCCAATTCAATACCAACGTGAAGGGACATTACTTTACGTTGCAGAAACTGCTTCCGTATCTGGCGGATGGGGCATCCGTGTTGTTCACTTCTTCGGCTTCCGCCACCACGGCCAGCCTGAACACGAGCGTGTATGCGGCGACCAAAGCAGCCTTAAACAAAATCGCAAAGATTGCCGCCAATGAACTGGCAGGACGAAAAATTCGCGTAAATGTCGTTAGCCCGGGGCCGATTGCAACCGAATTATTATTAACTGTACCGGGAGAAGTGTTGAGCCATTTTGCCGCATCTACGGCCTTACAACGATTAGGTCAGCCAGAGGAGCTTGCAAAGGCATTGTTATTTCTGGCCTCAGATGATGCCAGCTTCGTCACCGGCACGGAACTTCTTGTAGACGGCGGATTGACCAATTACGCTTATAAATAAGAAAGGGCAGCACACTTGGGCTGCCCTTCTTATTAAGTACAATCCCAGTGAGCGGAGTACTTATGCTGATACGGAAACTGCACTTCCGTTTCCTCGGCACCCTGCCAAAGCTGGTGCAGCGCGGTTCGGGTCTGCGTGCGGTGCTGGCCCCAGTGCCGCTCACGAGAGGATCGGCTGGGCTGGTAGAGTTGGTACGAGAAGCTGCTGTAAAGCCGGCTGCGGCCGTGCTGCCGGGCCGTCCAGGCCCAGCGCTTTTTGGGTTGTTTCATCTGAGTTGTAGGTTGGTACCTACAGCTCGTGACAAGTGGTGCGGTGGCGTTTCATGGGTGAAAGCAGAAGCCTTAGTTGACGGTTGGCGGGTACGGGCGCTTAGTGGTGATGAGCACCAGGCCATTGGCGGCGCGGGCACCACCAATAGCCGTGGCTGCTCCTCCCGTTAGTACTTTTACTTCCTTGATATACTTGGCTGGAATAGCATCCGGTGTAAAGGTTTCCGGCATTGGGCGGCCGTTCACCACGCACAATGGCTTGGTTGGAACAGGCAATTGAGCGCAAATAATTCGTGGGGGCTGCTGCTGGGCCGAGTCGCCTTTTGTCGGACGGGACTGGCTAAATGCTGGGGTGTGTGCCTGGGCTACGAGGCTGAAAAGCAGGATGCCGGCAGTCAGGAGTTGGGTAGGATGAGCCATTGGGGATAGAGGTAAACTGTATGGACTGAATTAAGCGGTAGGAAGCCTATTGGTGAGGCCTCTGCCTGCTCTGATGCCGCCGTAGAATAGAATCCACAACAGTACGGATAATATTTATTTTACAAGCGCAGGCTGTCCGCATTCGGGTTGCCCGTCGTAGCTTACACGGCCTTTACCTTACGCCCGCATGCCTTACTCCCTGTTCCTCTTCGATTACGACGGCACACTGTGCGACACCCGCCAGGCTATTCTTCACGGCTTTGAGCGCACCTTCGAGCATTACCAGGTGCCGCAGCCGGCTCCCGAAACGGTATACTCAATGATAGGTCGGGGCTTGGTGCTGGGCCAGATGCTGCATGAACTGCGGCCGGAGCTCTCGGCTGCGGAGCTGGAAGAATGGGTCATTACCTACCGCCGGATTTACGCCCGGGAGGCCGAGCCGCTGGTCACGCCCTTTCCCGGAGCCTACGATTTATTTGCCCAGCTCACGGCCCGGGGCGTGCTGATCGGGGTGCTCAGCAACAAGGGCGCGGCGGTGCTGGAAGCTTCCCTGGCTCAGCAGGGGCTGCTGCCCTTCGTGGCCCTGGTTATCGGCGACGGGACCATGCCGGAAAAGCAGCTGGCCAAAAAGCCCGACCCCATGGTGTTTCACGAGGTGGTGCTGCCCCGCTTCCCCGAAGTGCCCACCGACCGGATTCTGATGGTGGGCGACACCACCGCCGATTTGCAGTTTGCCCGCAACAGCCGCATTGATTCCTGCTGGGTCACCTTCGGCTTTGGCGACGACGACCAGTGCCGGGCCCTGCACCCCACGCACACCGTGAGCCACCTGCTCGAAATTCCGGCCCTGCGCCGCATCCGGGCCTAATCGGCAGCTTTATACGTTTTCCCAGTTCAGCACCGCCCCGGCGCGGTGCTGAACCGCATTGTCGCGGTCTGGCATCGCAGTATTGCGGCTCGGAGTCGCAATGTCGCGGCTCGGAGCCGCGAAGTCCCGATGAGGAGTCGCAGTGAGGCCAGGGACAGAGAAGTGGTGAAATGCATTTCGCCGATTAGGCGGCGCAGGCGGCAGACCGAAATCTATTTCGGGGGCAGGGCCTCCCAGGGGCTGGAAACGGGGTTTGGCAAGCTGGCACCGGGTTTGGAAAAAGGAGGATAGCACTAGTCCTTCACCCTAACCGCTTGTCAGTCATGCACAATATTGATCGGACCCTCCAGGAGCTGGAGTCGAGCGCCACAACCGGCGAGTACGAGAATAGCTTCGAATTTGAAACCCAAGGCGAGTACGGCCAGGAAATGGGGCAGGAGTTCGGGCACGAGTTCAGCCAGGAGTTCAATCAGGAATTCAGCGGCGAAGCCAGCCAGCAGGAAAACCAAGAGCTGGAAATGGCTTACCAGCTGCTCGAAGTCAGCAATGAGCAGGAGCTCAATCAGTTTCTAGGCGACCTGGTGAGCAAGGCCGCCAGCGCCGTCAAGGGTGCCGCCTCGAGCTTCGTGGCCTCGCCCGTGGGCAAGAGCGTGGGCAACTACCTCGTGGACGTGGGCCGCAACACCCTGCCTCAGCTCGGCGCCCAGTACGGCGGCCAGGCCGGCGGAGCATTGGGCAGCCGGGCCGGTGCGGCCCTGGGCGGGCGGCTCGGGCCCCTGGGCGCCAAAGCCGGGGGCTGGCTCGGCAATCAGGCCGGGCAGGCGGCAGGCCGGGCCGTGGGCGGCTGGGCCGGCACCCAAGCCGGCAACTGGCTGGCCAATAACGCCCAGCGCGTCTTCAACCTCGAATTTGAAGGCCTGAACCCCGAAAGTCAGGAGCTGGAAATTGCCCGGGCCTACGTGCGCTTCGCCTCCGACGTGAGCCGCCGCGCCGCCCGCCTGGCCCGCCAGAACCCCCGCCTGACCCCGGCCCAGCTCGGCCGCCAGGTGCTGGGCGTCTCGGTGCCCCAGCTGGCCCCGGGCCTGACCGAAGGCATAGCTCCCGCCGCCCCCAGCTCGCCCGGCTACGGCAGTAATAGCAATGGCAATGGCAATGGCTCGGCCCAGCCCAACCGCGGTACCTGGGTCCGCCGCGGCCGCACCCTGGTGCTCTACGACGTCTGAGCGGCGGTGCAGTAGTGAAAAGTGAAGTTGTGAATAGCAGTGCGGCCCGCGCCATCAGACTATCCGGCTTCCATTTCACCACTTCCAGATTCACCATTTCACAAATTCACCATCTCACCCCTTCACCTTTCGAACCATGTATAACAACGAGTTTTCACAGGAATTTGAGCAAGCCCTCGGCCAGGAGCAGGAGTACGGCAGCTCGCAGGAAACCTTTGAGTTCAACCCCGAATTCATGGGCGAAACCAGCGGCGAGTCGTACGAAATGAGCGGGGAGCTGCACGAAACCCAGGAGCTGGAATTGGCCCACGAGCTGCTCGAAGTCAGCAATGAGCATGAGCTGAACATGTTCCTGGGCAAGCTGATTAAAGGCGCCGGCCGGGCCATCGGCAACTTCGCCAACTCGCCCATTGGGCGCAGCATCGGCGGGGCCCTGAAGTCGGTGGCCAAGGTCGCTATTCCGCTGGCCGGCAAGGCCCTGGGTACCTTCGTAGGCGGCCCGGTGGGCGGCATGATCGGGGGCAAGCTGGGCTCGATGGCCAGCAACCTCTTTGAGCTGGAGCTCGAAGGCCTCAGTCCCGAGGACCGGGAGTTTGAAACGGCCCGGGCCTACGTGCGCTTTGCCAATGCCGCCGTGCGCCGCGGGGCCACCCTGCAGCGGCAGCGCCCCGGCGTACCAGCTCCGGCGCTGGCCCGCACGGCCCTGAGCCAGGCCGCCCGCCAGTACGCCCCGGGTTTGCTGCGCAACCGGACTCAACCCACCCGCGGTGCCAACGGCCGCTTTATCAGCCCCAATGGCGGCAGCAGCCGGCGCGGCCCCGGCCGGCCTTACGGCGTGCCCTTTGCCCAAACCGGCTACGCCGGCACCGGCGGCGGCAACCTGAACGTGAACGGCAGCTTTGCCCAGACGCAGCCGGGCCCCGACGGCCCAGGCGGTGGCGACGACGACAGCTTCAACTTCGACCCCTCGGGCTTTGGGCAGGATGCCAGCGGCGGCGCCGACCAGGACTACGCCCCCATGCCCACCGGGCGCGCCACCCGCGGCACCTGGATGCGCCGGGGCCGGACGCTCGTTATTCAGCTCTGAGCTATGCGCCGCGCCGCCGATACGCAGTTTCTGGTGAACGAGGCCCTGGCGCTGTTCAGCCGCCTCCAGACGGTGCGCTCCTTCACGCTCAACATGCCTATGGTGCTGGCGGCGGCCGTGTCGGCCCCGGCCCAAACGGCCATCAACGCCCACCTGGCCCGCATAGCCTTCGATTTGCGCCGCCGCCTCAAGGAATTTATCCGCTGGATACGGGCCGAGGAAAGCCAAAACCTGACTACGGCCCAGGCCCAGGCCAAATTCGTGCTGCTCAAGCTGCGCTTCAACAACCTGCTCGACCAGGTCGACATTTTTGCCGACGTGCTCAGCCAGCGCGGGGAGCACGGCACGGGCACCTGGCTGGCGGGGCTGGACGTGCTGGCCGAGGACGCGCTGTGTTTGCCGGGGCACTACTACGACCCGCCGCCCTTGATCTGCTTTGTGGAGCGGGGGCACGGGGCGGCCATTCGGCGGGCCCGCACCCGCCTGCCCGGCGGCGACGACAACCCGGTGGGCGTCATTCAGATTCCGCGGGAGCGAATGGTGGGCAGCGGCATTGCCTCGTCGCTCATTCACGAGGTGGGCCACCAGGGCTCCGAGCTGCTGGAGCTGACGACCTCCCTGCGGGCCGAGCTGGACAAGGAAGCCGCCAAGGGCGGGCCCGAGCAAATCGGGTGGCTCTTGCTCAACCGCTGGCTCAACGAAGTTCTGTCCGACTTCTGGGCCCTGGGCCACTTGGGCATCGGGGCCACCTACGGGCTGATGAGCGTGGTGAGTTTGCCCAGCTACTTCGTTTTCCGCATCGGTACCGACGGGCCCCACCCGTTTCCCTGGATTCGGGTGCGCCTGAGCCTGGCCCTGGGCGAGGCCCTCTACCCGCAC
Above is a genomic segment from Hymenobacter cellulosivorans containing:
- a CDS encoding winged helix-turn-helix transcriptional regulator, with amino-acid sequence MSPQEDFQATRKRLMRTVQDSMDVLNGKWKIAIIASLCCFTKRRFSDILNDVVGISNRMLSKELKELELNQVIKRTVLDTQPITVHYELTEHGKTLQPIIEDLAAWGVVHHKQIVGK
- a CDS encoding SDR family oxidoreductase codes for the protein MSLTGKNAVICGGTTGIGFAAAQAFLTAGATVWITGRGEGNLQAAAAKLNSPNLRTVVADTSGLAGIAALEQAVQESGAAIHVLLLNSAIVGIKSIEQTTEAEFDAQFNTNVKGHYFTLQKLLPYLADGASVLFTSSASATTASLNTSVYAATKAALNKIAKIAANELAGRKIRVNVVSPGPIATELLLTVPGEVLSHFAASTALQRLGQPEELAKALLFLASDDASFVTGTELLVDGGLTNYAYK
- the porX gene encoding T9SS response regulator signal transducer PorX; its protein translation is MQRYSILWADDEIDLLKPHILFLTEKGYDVTGVNSGADAIEQVQEQNFDIVFLDENMPGLTGLETLTEIKAAKPTLPVIMITKSEEEHIMEDAIGSKIADYLIKPVNPNQILLSVKKVLDNKRLISEKTNSSYQRDFRQLGMQLGDRLSPSEWADVYKKLVFWELEIDETEGKSMAEVFNMQKDEANNYFSKFIMDNYEEWVNNEADDAPMMSHELFQKRVFPLLKETGDTPVYFVLIDNLRYDQWKILEPIIAELFTVDQEEMYYSILPTTTAYARNAIFSGMMPGEIQKKYPNLWVNDDDDEGKNLNEAEFMEIMFQKANQKHKFSYNKVTNLQAGKDLLGKMSNLHNNYKCNVIVYNFVDMLSHARTDMAMIRELAADESAYRSITRSWFLHSPLYEMLQQIADKKGKLIITTDHGTIRVKRPFKIVGDRNTNTNLRYKHGKNLGFTDKDVYVVRKPERIFLPRENVSTAYVFTLGDYFFAYPNNYNYYVNYYKDTFQHGGISLEEVIIPFITLTPKG
- a CDS encoding HD domain-containing protein, which encodes MNKKKIFNDPVYGFVTVPTELLFDLIEHPYFQRLRRIQQLGLTGFVYPGALHTRFHHALGAMHLMTLALRTLKDKGVKISAREGEAALTAILLHDIGHGPLSHALEHAIFHEVPHEQLSLFLMQKLNKEHDGALDLAIRIFQGTYERPFFHQLVSSQLDMDRLDYLNRDSFYTGVQEGRPGADRLIKMLTVVDEKLVLEEKAVYSIENFLVSRRLMYWQVYLHKTVTSAEQMIIRIIQRARDLVRSGHEVPASPDLHFFLAKPVSILNFSQDESILQRFVQLDDTDVWSAVKMWAGHPDKVLSYMSRSMLDRKLFKILLQTEPFDDDLGLGVIELIAEKFGLSPQDASQLMLAGRISNNAYDAAGKDTIDVLTKSGRVVNVAEASDLPNIRALGQRVEKHYICYPKEIAH
- the lpxD gene encoding UDP-3-O-(3-hydroxymyristoyl)glucosamine N-acyltransferase, translated to MEFTVGQIAEVLHGVVEGDASQRIDRLAKIEEAQAGALSFLSNLKYEPHLYTTGASAVIVSKTLALKQPVGPALIRVDDPYTSFTTLLEFYQQATRTGRRGVEEPAFIGAGSVIGDNHYRGAFSYIGQDCRIGRDVVIFPQAYIGDRCVIGDGTIIYAGAKIYAETVIGNRCTVHAGAVIGSDGFGFAPQPDGSYKTIPQIGNVVLEDNVSIGANATIDCATMGSTIIREGSKIDNLVQIAHNVEIGRHTVVAAQSGISGSSKIGDFCVLAGQTGIAGHLTLANRTTVTAQSGVGKSIKTEGVLLQGSPAFNLRDSLRANAIFRHLPELERRLSDLERTSSTPEKS
- a CDS encoding HAD family hydrolase; this translates as MPYSLFLFDYDGTLCDTRQAILHGFERTFEHYQVPQPAPETVYSMIGRGLVLGQMLHELRPELSAAELEEWVITYRRIYAREAEPLVTPFPGAYDLFAQLTARGVLIGVLSNKGAAVLEASLAQQGLLPFVALVIGDGTMPEKQLAKKPDPMVFHEVVLPRFPEVPTDRILMVGDTTADLQFARNSRIDSCWVTFGFGDDDQCRALHPTHTVSHLLEIPALRRIRA